Part of the Kitasatospora sp. NBC_01266 genome, AGGCAGCAAGAAATTCGCTCCAGCGAGACGCCGTACCGAGCGCTGGTGCACGAGGCAGCCTTGCATGGCCACTACGGCGGGCGTGACGTACTCATCGACCAGCTCGCCTCCCTCATCGAGAGTTTCGAGCATCCGGGCACCTCGATCAGAGTCATCCCCTTCGAGGCGGTCACCTTCCCGGTCCCGAGCGAGGATCTCGTCCGCATGGCGGGCGATGTGCCAGAACTGGACACGGTCCAGGTCGATGCCTCCTACGGTGCGCACATCCTTGATCAACCCGCGCGGCTTGCACGCTACCGTGCGACCCTTGAGCGCCTCGAAGCCATCGCTCTCTCGGAAGATGACTCGCTGGGCTTCATCCGCTCGACCATGAAAGAGGTCCAACGCAAACATGGCTAGCTCGTCGTGGCAGAAGTCCAGCTACAGTGCCAACGCCAACGAGTGTGTCGAAGTCCGCACCGCCGACGGCCTGATCGAACTCCGCGAATCCGACGAGGGTGGCGTCATCGTCCGCACCACCCCCACCAAGTTCGCCAAGTTCCTCCAGGGCGTCAAGGACGGCGAGTTCGACCACTTCGCCAGCCCCTCCAACTGACCCACTGACGATCCCGCTCCTCTGGGACCGATGTCTTCCGAAGGCCGCAGATCTGCGCGAAAGTGCAGGTCGGCGGCCTTCTTCCCGGTGCGCGCAGACCACAACGGAGTGGGTCCACCGGCCGCCCGGCGGGCAAAGGGAGCGAGCCTAGCGCGCGGAGTGGGCGTCCGTCCGGCGTTTGCTCGATTTGTCGGATCAGCTGTTCGGCCGTGCCACGCTGCTTGAGGCGTTACTGGGACGACCGGAGGCGAAACGATTCTCTTGAGTACGCGTCAAGTCAAAGTGAAGTCGCTCTCCGCGCTGCTGGTCCGCTCGGGGATGGGGGCGGGCTCGGCGGCGGCCACGGCGGTGCCGGGGATGCCCGGCACCGAGTTACGCCCCGAACTCCAGCCGGTACCGCCCCCGTTGGTGGTGCCGCCGATGCCCAGCGAGCCCCCGATGATCCCGGCACCGCCCGCGACCCAGGCAGCGACCCAGGCGCCGACCCCGCCGGAGCCCGCCCCGGCACCCGCCGCCGAGCCCCGGCAGCCCGCCGAACCCCGCCCCGCCATCGAGTCCCGCCCCGCCATCGAGCCGCTGTTCCGCTGGGCCCCCGGCCTCAACTGGGCGGGCCCGGGAGACCACTGGAGCCAGGCCTGGGCCATCGACACCCTCGGCAGCACCGCCCCGCCGCCGCCCGTGCTCTCCCCTGCCGTCGCCCCCGCCGCCCAACCCCCCACCGCGCGCGACCTGGAGCTGATCCGCGCCACCCTGGCCGTGGTCGAGCCGGTCGCCGACCGGGCCACCGCGCACTTCTACGCGCTGATCTTCCTGCACCACCCCGAGGTCCGCGCGCTCTTCCCGGCCGCCATGGACGTGCAGCGCGACCGCCTCTTCCGCGCCCTGCTGCAGGCCGCCCGCAGCGCCGAGGACCCGGCCTCGCTGACCGAGTACCTGACCCGGCTCGGCCAGGGGCACCGCAAGTACGGCACGTTGACCGGCCACTACGCACCGGTCGGCGAGTGCCTGGTGGCCGCGCTGGCGAAGTACAGCGGCAGCCGGTGGGACGCCGAGACCGAGCTGGCCTGGCGCCGGGTCTACGGGCTGATCGCCCAGGTGATGATCGACGCGGCCGAACAGGCGTCGCGGACCTCGCCGCCCTGGTGGCAGGCCGAGGTGGTCTCCCACCAGAGTCCGAGCCCGGACGTCGCGGTGCTCACCGTCCGCCCCGACCAGGCGTACCCGTACCGGGCCGGCCAGTACACCACCCTGGAGACGCCCTGGTGGCCAAGGGTCTGGCGGCACTTCTCGTTCGCCACCGCGCCGCGCCCGGACGGGCTGCTGACCTTCCACGTCAAGGCGCTGCAGGCCGGTTGGGTGAGCAGCGCCCTGGTGCGCCGGGCGGCGCCCGGGGACGTGCTGCGGCTCGGTCCGCCGGCCGGGACCATGGCGGTCGACCACACCGCCCCCGGTCACCTGCTCTGCCTGGGCGGCGGCACCGGGATCGCGCCGATCACCGCGCTGGTCGAGGAGGTGGCCGAGCACGGGGCGCTGGGCCGCCGGGTCGAGGTCTACTACGGCGCCCGGCAGACGGCGGAGCTGTACCAGCTGCCCGTGCTGCGCGAGTTGGAGCGGCGCCATCCCTGGCTCGCGGTGCACCCGGTGCTCTCCGAGCAGCGCACCGACAGCGCGCTGTGCGGGCTGCTCTCCGACGTGGTGGCGCAGCGCGGTCCGTGGGACGGCCACCAGGCCTTCCTCAGCGGCCCGCCCGCGATGGTCCGCCGGGCCACCGCCGCGCTGACCCGCTCGGGCGTGCGGCCCGAGTGGGTGCACCACGACCTGGCGGCCGGCCAGGGCTGAGCGGTTCCGCAGGCGCTAGCCGAGATCGGGGGAGAGCATCGCCCGGACCCCCTCGATGTTGGCGGCCAGGTAGGCCCGGAGCGAGGGCGGCACCAGGTTGACCGAGGTGACGCCCTCGCGGGTGAAGGGCAGCCGGACGATCTCGTACTCGCCGCGCGGCTCGTCCACCTCGGGTCCGTGCCGCAGTGCCGGGTCCAGCGCGGCCAGCCGGCAGACGAAGAAGTGCTGCACCTTGACCCCGTGCGGGTGGGCCAGGGTCCCGTCCTCGTGGTGCGCGTGCGCGACGGTGTCCACGAAGGCGGGGACCACGTCGACCACCTTGCCGCCCAACTCCTCGTCCACCTCGCGGTGCAGGGCGTCGACCACGGTGCGGTCGGCCGGCTCGACCCCGCCGCCGGGAGTGATCCAGTACGGATTGCAGCCCGGCCTGGTGCGCTTGATCACGATCAACCGGGCCTGGCCGTGCCAGGGATCGTCGGTGGGCAGTTCGAGCAGGATGGCCCGCGCGGTGCGCTTGACCACCGGGCGGGGGTGGGGAGTCACCTCGACCACTCGGGTCACCTCCGGATGCCTGTTGTGCCTCAGCATCCCTCGGCCCGGGCGGGACGAAACTCGCACAGGCGGACGAAGTGATCGCACCCCGCACGATCGGCGTCGCGCGGTCGCGCTCCGCTCAGTCCTCGTCACCGACCGCCAGGTGCAGGCCCCAGGCGACCACGCTGATGATCAGCGAACCGATCAGCGCCGGTACGAAGCCGTCGACATGGAAGTCCAGCTTCAGCCGGTCCGAGGCGAACGAGGTCAGCCAGAACATCAGCGCGTTGATCACGAAGGTGATCAGTCCCAGCGACAGGATGAAGAGCGGGAACGAGAAGAACTTCACCAGCGGCTTGATCAGCCAGTTCACCACGCCGAAGATCAGGGCGACGGCGACCACGGTCAGCGTCTTCTGCTGCCAGTCACCGCCGGACAGGGTGATCCCGTTGACGATCCAGGCGGCCACCCAGATGGCAGCCGCGTTGATGAGGGTCTTGACCACGAAGTGCTTCATGCCCCGCATGGTCGCAGGATCGGGCGGGGCAGTGGAAGCACCCCCTTGAAAGGAGCGGTTGATGAAGGTCTTCCGGCTGGACGAGTTGGACCGGCACCGGGCCGAGCAGCAGGGCGCCTACCTGCGCTTCCTGAAGGAGCGCACCATGTCGGCGGGCCTGTACGCGCTGGCGCCCGGCGAGGTCGACACCCAGTCCGCCCACCAGCAGGACGAGTTGTACCAGGTGGTCAGCGGCCGGGCCGAACTGACCGTGGGCGAGGAGACCTGCACGGTGGCGCGCGGCAGCGTGGTCTTCGTCCCGGCCGGGGTGCCGCACCGCTTCCACCACATCACCGAGGAGCTGCGGGTGCTGGTGGTCTTCTCACCGCCGGAGACCTGAGCACGCCGGGGCCTCCGCCCGAGACCCGAGCCCGGCCGGGGCCGGCCCGCGCGTAGGGTCGGGGGATGACCCAGACCCTGACCGAGGAGCTGTGGGCCGAGACCGTCGCGCCCGTGTACACCCAGATCCTCACCCACCCGTTCCTGGCCGGCCTGACCGACGGCACGCTGCCGCGCGCCGCGTTCCGGCACTTCGTCGTGCAGGACTCGCACTACCTGCGCGACTACGCCCGGGCACTGGCCGGTTGCGCGGCCAAGGCACCGGGTGAGGCCGAGGTGCGGGCCTTCGCGGACGACGCGATCGGCGCGCTGGCGGCCGAGCAGGGAATGCACGCGGAGTTCCTGGAGGCCTTCGGGCAGAGCGCCGAACAGGCCGCCGCCGAGCCGGTGCTGCCCACCACCCGGGCCTACACCAGCTACCTGCTGGCCACCGTGCACGGCGGCTCCTTCGCCGAGGCGGTGGCCGCCGTGCTGCCCTGCTACTGGGTCTACGCCCGGGTCGGCGAGCAGCTGCTGGCCAAGTCCTCGCCCGATCCGCTCTACGCCCGGTGGATCGCGGTCTACGGCGACGAGGCCTTCCAGTCGGTGGTGCGCCGGGTGCTGGAGCTGACCGACCGGCTCGGCGAGCAGGTCTCGCCCACCGAGCGGCGCCGGATGCACGAGCACGTGCGCACCACCACCCGGTACGAGTGGATGTTCTGGGACGCCGCCTGGCGCGGCGAGAAGTGGCCCGTGTGAGCCCGGCAGCGGGGTTGTAGGAGGCCGATAAGGGCGACCCTGAGGTCCCTCCCTCAGGGCCGTATCCGGGTTCTCTCAGGGGCTTGAA contains:
- a CDS encoding DUF397 domain-containing protein — protein: MASSSWQKSSYSANANECVEVRTADGLIELRESDEGGVIVRTTPTKFAKFLQGVKDGEFDHFASPSN
- a CDS encoding globin domain-containing protein; this encodes MSTRQVKVKSLSALLVRSGMGAGSAAATAVPGMPGTELRPELQPVPPPLVVPPMPSEPPMIPAPPATQAATQAPTPPEPAPAPAAEPRQPAEPRPAIESRPAIEPLFRWAPGLNWAGPGDHWSQAWAIDTLGSTAPPPPVLSPAVAPAAQPPTARDLELIRATLAVVEPVADRATAHFYALIFLHHPEVRALFPAAMDVQRDRLFRALLQAARSAEDPASLTEYLTRLGQGHRKYGTLTGHYAPVGECLVAALAKYSGSRWDAETELAWRRVYGLIAQVMIDAAEQASRTSPPWWQAEVVSHQSPSPDVAVLTVRPDQAYPYRAGQYTTLETPWWPRVWRHFSFATAPRPDGLLTFHVKALQAGWVSSALVRRAAPGDVLRLGPPAGTMAVDHTAPGHLLCLGGGTGIAPITALVEEVAEHGALGRRVEVYYGARQTAELYQLPVLRELERRHPWLAVHPVLSEQRTDSALCGLLSDVVAQRGPWDGHQAFLSGPPAMVRRATAALTRSGVRPEWVHHDLAAGQG
- a CDS encoding NUDIX domain-containing protein, producing the protein MTPHPRPVVKRTARAILLELPTDDPWHGQARLIVIKRTRPGCNPYWITPGGGVEPADRTVVDALHREVDEELGGKVVDVVPAFVDTVAHAHHEDGTLAHPHGVKVQHFFVCRLAALDPALRHGPEVDEPRGEYEIVRLPFTREGVTSVNLVPPSLRAYLAANIEGVRAMLSPDLG
- a CDS encoding phage holin family protein, which codes for MKHFVVKTLINAAAIWVAAWIVNGITLSGGDWQQKTLTVVAVALIFGVVNWLIKPLVKFFSFPLFILSLGLITFVINALMFWLTSFASDRLKLDFHVDGFVPALIGSLIISVVAWGLHLAVGDED
- a CDS encoding cupin domain-containing protein — translated: MKVFRLDELDRHRAEQQGAYLRFLKERTMSAGLYALAPGEVDTQSAHQQDELYQVVSGRAELTVGEETCTVARGSVVFVPAGVPHRFHHITEELRVLVVFSPPET
- the tenA gene encoding thiaminase II, whose product is MTQTLTEELWAETVAPVYTQILTHPFLAGLTDGTLPRAAFRHFVVQDSHYLRDYARALAGCAAKAPGEAEVRAFADDAIGALAAEQGMHAEFLEAFGQSAEQAAAEPVLPTTRAYTSYLLATVHGGSFAEAVAAVLPCYWVYARVGEQLLAKSSPDPLYARWIAVYGDEAFQSVVRRVLELTDRLGEQVSPTERRRMHEHVRTTTRYEWMFWDAAWRGEKWPV